One Sediminibacillus dalangtanensis genomic region harbors:
- a CDS encoding peptide MFS transporter has translation MTSEKKQKIVDSVPQKGFFGHPKGLFTLFFTEFWERFSYYGMRAILVFYMYYEVSSGGLGLPESTALAIMSIYGSLVYMSGIIGGWLADRVLGTSRALLYGGILIMFGHIALAIPGSITLFFVSMVLIVLGTGLLKPNVSTMVGEIYSEEDQRRDAGFSIFYMGINLGGFLAPWIVGTLGTEVNFHLGFGVAAVGMFCGLMVYIFTRKKNLGLAGNYVGNPLSAEEKKKFTKWLVLAAIVVIVLIAFTIPMGLLTFDTFIGLIGVLGILIPTTYFVVMYRSPKTTTVERSRIIAYIPLFIASVMFWAIQEQGSTILANYADQRTQLQFAGFDISPAWFQSLNPLFIIFLAPLFAWLWVKLGDRQPSVPKKFSLGLLFAGLSFIVILVPGAMSGDALVNPLWLVLSYFIVVLGELCLSPVGLSATTKLAPAAFSAQTMSLWFLSNAAAQAINAQIVKFYTDETETLYFGIIGGSALVLSLLLFLLSPVIQKKMQGVK, from the coding sequence ATGACTAGCGAGAAAAAACAGAAAATTGTGGACAGCGTACCTCAGAAAGGCTTTTTTGGTCACCCGAAAGGTTTGTTTACGCTATTTTTCACTGAGTTTTGGGAACGTTTTTCCTACTATGGAATGCGAGCGATTCTCGTATTTTACATGTACTACGAAGTATCCAGCGGTGGATTAGGCCTGCCGGAAAGCACCGCGCTTGCTATTATGTCTATTTATGGATCGCTTGTATATATGTCGGGGATAATTGGAGGCTGGCTTGCCGATAGAGTCCTCGGTACTTCAAGAGCACTTTTATATGGTGGAATTTTGATTATGTTCGGGCATATTGCCTTGGCAATCCCAGGCAGCATTACATTGTTCTTTGTATCAATGGTGCTGATCGTCTTGGGAACAGGTTTATTGAAACCGAATGTTTCTACCATGGTCGGTGAGATTTATAGTGAGGAAGACCAGCGTCGTGATGCCGGCTTTAGTATTTTTTACATGGGCATTAACCTAGGTGGTTTTCTTGCTCCATGGATTGTCGGAACATTAGGAACAGAAGTTAACTTCCATCTAGGTTTCGGTGTAGCTGCAGTCGGAATGTTTTGTGGATTAATGGTTTATATCTTTACGAGAAAGAAGAACCTAGGTCTTGCCGGAAACTATGTTGGTAATCCTCTGTCAGCAGAGGAAAAGAAAAAATTCACTAAATGGTTGGTACTGGCTGCTATAGTGGTCATTGTGCTTATCGCTTTTACTATTCCAATGGGACTGCTTACTTTTGACACGTTTATCGGATTGATCGGCGTGCTTGGTATTTTGATTCCTACTACTTATTTTGTGGTCATGTACCGTAGTCCGAAGACAACAACTGTTGAACGGTCAAGGATTATCGCATATATTCCCCTCTTCATCGCTTCGGTAATGTTTTGGGCTATTCAAGAACAAGGATCGACAATCCTGGCTAACTATGCCGATCAGCGTACGCAATTACAATTCGCAGGTTTTGATATTTCTCCGGCTTGGTTCCAGTCACTGAATCCGTTGTTCATTATCTTCCTGGCACCTTTATTTGCCTGGTTATGGGTCAAGCTCGGTGATCGCCAGCCGTCCGTACCAAAGAAATTCTCTTTAGGTCTGTTGTTTGCCGGTTTGTCGTTCATCGTTATCCTGGTACCCGGAGCAATGAGCGGAGATGCATTAGTCAATCCGTTATGGCTGGTACTAAGTTACTTTATCGTGGTGCTTGGTGAATTGTGCTTATCTCCAGTCGGATTGTCAGCCACCACGAAATTGGCGCCTGCGGCATTCTCAGCTCAAACGATGAGTCTGTGGTTCCTGTCCAATGCAGCAGCCCAGGCGATCAACGCACAAATTGTTAAATTCTACACCGACGAAACCGAAACACTTTACTTTGGTATTATCGGTGGATCCGCATTGGTACTAAGCTTGTTGCTGTTCCTGCTTTCCCCTGTCATTCAAAAGAAAATGCAAGGTGTCAAGTAA
- a CDS encoding beta-class carbonic anhydrase, translating into MKLLEEILAHNEQFVESKDYEKYQTDKFPNKRAVIISCMDTRLVELLPQSMNIGNGDAKVIKTAGAIVADPFGSVMQSILVAVYELKADEVFVVGHHNCGMSSLNAESMLDKVKERGVSEETLTTLEHSGIDLDQFLQGFDRVEDSVKHSVKTIKHHPMLPSDVPVHGLVIAPDTGKLDVVVDGYKK; encoded by the coding sequence ATGAAATTACTGGAAGAAATTTTAGCGCACAATGAGCAGTTTGTCGAGAGCAAGGACTATGAAAAATATCAAACAGACAAGTTCCCAAATAAGCGGGCGGTCATCATCTCCTGCATGGATACCCGTCTCGTCGAATTGCTTCCACAATCGATGAATATCGGAAATGGAGATGCAAAAGTCATTAAAACTGCTGGAGCAATTGTCGCTGATCCGTTTGGCAGCGTTATGCAGAGCATACTCGTAGCTGTTTATGAACTGAAAGCAGACGAGGTATTTGTTGTCGGCCATCATAACTGCGGCATGTCCAGTCTAAACGCTGAATCGATGTTGGACAAAGTGAAAGAACGTGGGGTAAGTGAAGAAACGTTGACGACACTGGAGCATTCCGGTATAGATCTTGATCAGTTTTTACAAGGTTTTGATCGGGTGGAAGACAGTGTCAAGCACAGTGTCAAAACCATCAAGCATCATCCGATGCTGCCTTCCGATGTGCCAGTGCACGGATTGGTCATTGCACCTGATACCGGAAAACTAGACGTCGTGGTAGACGGATACAAAAAATAA